One Halovivax ruber XH-70 genomic region harbors:
- a CDS encoding universal stress protein produces MSLVVPFDGSDLASAALARAVQFDSILDEGVLVISIVPVGNVDYAVARGWIDESDAFDRDRILAALRDRATQIAPDAAFHYRLTDRYAPIGTIANQIRQFARSNDASILFVGSENAGRIVRAVSVGQSVSADRAYDTMIVSHPEPELVDRLRAGHDPSRPFE; encoded by the coding sequence ATGTCGCTCGTCGTTCCGTTCGACGGTTCGGACCTCGCCTCGGCCGCGCTCGCTCGGGCCGTCCAGTTCGATTCGATCCTGGACGAGGGCGTACTCGTGATCAGTATCGTTCCCGTCGGAAACGTCGACTACGCTGTCGCCCGGGGCTGGATCGACGAGTCGGACGCGTTCGACCGCGACCGGATCCTCGCAGCGCTTCGCGACCGCGCCACCCAGATAGCACCGGATGCGGCGTTTCACTACCGACTGACGGACCGCTACGCCCCGATCGGGACCATCGCCAACCAAATCCGTCAGTTCGCCCGGTCGAACGACGCGTCGATACTGTTCGTCGGGAGCGAGAACGCTGGCCGCATCGTCCGCGCCGTGTCGGTCGGTCAGAGCGTCTCTGCGGATCGAGCGTACGACACGATGATCGTGTCGCATCCGGAACCGGAACTGGTCGACCGATTGCGCGCCGGCCACGACCCGTCGCGGCCGTTCGAGTGA